The sequence below is a genomic window from Lolium perenne isolate Kyuss_39 chromosome 4, Kyuss_2.0, whole genome shotgun sequence.
CTTGAAGATCAATATGACTAGGCGTGTGCTCCTCGTTGGAGGAGCTGCACTAATCCTCAGCCTACTCATCTCCCTCGCAGCAGCATCCACTTCCCATGGTCCAGCGAGTGTATTAGGAGCCTGCATCAGCAGTGAGCGAGATGCGCTTCTGTCCTTCAAGGCAAGCCTCTTGGACCCTGCTGGTCATCTCTCGTCATGGCAGGGTGGCGACGGTGACTGTTGTCAATGGAAAGGAATCCGGTGCAGCAACCGTACAGGCCATGTAGTCCAGCTCAACCTCCGCAACATCGACACCAACGCCTACGACGAAACGGGCGTGCTGAGCAGTTCATTAAGCTTGTCGGCAGGTGAGATGAGCTCCTCTTTGGCTATTCTACAGCACCTGCGCTATCTTGATCTGAGCTGGAATAACTTCAGTGGCACCACCATACCGGCTTTCGTGGGTTCTCTCAACAACTTAAGGCACCTCAACCTCTCCTCGGCAAGTTTCGGTGGGGCAATACCTTCCCAACTTGGTAATCTCTCCAAGTTGCAATATCTTGATGTTAGCGGTAATTCTATGTACCGGAATAATAATGATGATCTTCAAGCAGTGGATCTTGCATGGTTGCCACGTCTCTCTTTGTTAAGTTATCTTGACATGAGCGATGTGAATCTTAGTTCtgtgagggattggattcacacgGTTAATATGTTTCCTTCTCTTACGGTGCTTCGCCTGTCGGATTGTGGCCTTAGTACTATTACCGTGTCTGCTGGGAGTACTTTACAATATTCCATGCCCAACCTCACACATCTAGAGGTCCTTGATCTGTCAATTAACTATTTTGCAACTTCACTCAAGCATGCCTGGTTTTGGAACCTCACAAGCATTAGGGAGCTTTCCCTCTCAGATTGCGGCTGGATCGGATCCATTCCCAATGGATTGGGAAACATGAAGTCCCTTCAGGTCATAGACTTGAGTTCCAATTACGATCTTGAGGGTTTGCTACCAAACAATCTGCAAGGTCCTTGCAATTTGAAAGTACTGCTACTAACTGCTAACAGAATCAATGGGAACATAGCTGATTTCCTGGGTCGATTGCCAAGgtgcacatggaatacattgcaaGAGTTGTATGTGGGGTATACAAATATGACCGGGAATTTACCAGTTTGGATTGGGAACATGACCAATCTCAGTGTTATTTCAGCATGGGATAACATGTTGACTGGCACTCTACCCGTAGGAGTTGGAACACTTGGTAATTTGAAAATCCTAGCTctaagcaacaataacttcaaagGTGTGCTTCTCAAGGAACATTTCACAAGTTTAGGTAATTTAGAGCATTTGGATCTCAGCAACAATGACTTCAGCGGTGTGCTCACAGAGAAGGATTTTGCAGGCCTGTTGAATTTAGAGTATCTGGACTTGTCATACAACCCTTTGAAAATCGCTATCAACCAAAAATGGGTTCCCCCATTTAGATTGAAGGTCGCAGGTTTTCGATCATGCCATCTCGGGCCTCATTTTCCAAAGTGGCTCAAAGGGCAGACCAGCATTGATATTCTTGTTCTTGGAGATGCAAATCTAGATGATGTTATTCCTGATTGGTTTTGCGTGACATTTTCCCGAGCTTCATTC
It includes:
- the LOC127302992 gene encoding receptor-like protein EIX2 gives rise to the protein MFSGLKINMTRRVLLVGGAALILSLLISLAAASTSHGPASVLGACISSERDALLSFKASLLDPAGHLSSWQGGDGDCCQWKGIRCSNRTGHVVQLNLRNIDTNAYDETGVLSSSLSLSAGEMSSSLAILQHLRYLDLSWNNFSGTTIPAFVGSLNNLRHLNLSSASFGGAIPSQLGNLSKLQYLDVSGNSMYRNNNDDLQAVDLAWLPRLSLLSYLDMSDVNLSSVRDWIHTVNMFPSLTVLRLSDCGLSTITVSAGSTLQYSMPNLTHLEVLDLSINYFATSLKHAWFWNLTSIRELSLSDCGWIGSIPNGLGNMKSLQVIDLSSNYDLEGLLPNNLQGPCNLKVLLLTANRINGNIADFLGRLPRCTWNTLQELYVGYTNMTGNLPVWIGNMTNLSVISAWDNMLTGTLPVGVGTLGNLKILALSNNNFKGVLLKEHFTSLGNLEHLDLSNNDFSGVLTEKDFAGLLNLEYLDLSYNPLKIAINQKWVPPFRLKVAGFRSCHLGPHFPKWLKGQTSIDILVLGDANLDDVIPDWFCVTFSRASFLHASGNKLSGSLPDSLQHMAADRIYLGSNMFTGQVPLLPLNISHLNLSSNSFSGSLPPDLKAPLLEELLLANNQISGMIPSSLCQLTSLHRLDLSGNKLTGDVMQCGKDSGANQFGSNMYSLALNNNSLSGEFPKFLRSASQLQFLDLSYNMFSGGLPKWIPAKMPHLQILRLRSNMFSGHIPVNLTCIDSLHHLDISGNSISGNIPWSLSNLKAMMTTISQDAGDYNFEESIPVITKDQKRDYNFEIYKLLVNLDLSNNSLTGQIPDEISLLIGITNLNLSSNHFRGTIPNKIGDLKNLESLDLSYNEFSGTIPSSLSALTSLSHLNLSYNNLSGAIPSGPQLQALDNQMYIYLGNLGLCGPPLSRNCSENDSHKSSLEDMNHMSSVYLVTSLGFLVGLWTVFCTMLVKRTWRAAYFQFIDKLYDKVYVQVCVRWARLLEKTPDGAP